A segment of the Streptomyces sp. P9-A2 genome:
CCCGGAGGCACCGCGTGACGACCACCACCCCGCCGGTCACCCTCGACGACGTCCGCGCCGCCGCCGAACGGCTCGACGGCGTCGCCCGTCGCACCCCGGTCCTGCGCTCCCGCACCCTGGACGCGCGGGCCGGCGCCGAAATCCACCTGAAGTGCGAGAACTTCCAGCGGGTGGGCGCCTTCAAGTTCCGGGGCGCCTACAACGCGGCCTCCCGGCTCACCCCCGAGCAGCTGTCCCGGGGCATCGCCGCCTACTCCTCCGGCAACCACGCCCAGGCCGTCGCCCTGGCCGCGCGGGAACTCGGCACCACGGCCGTCATCGTCATGCCCGAGGACGCCCCGCCGTCGAAGCGGGCGGCCACCGAGGCGTACGGCGCTCGGATCGTCACGTACGACCGGTACACCGGCGACCGGGTCGCCGTCGCCGAAGCCCTGGCCGCGGAACGCGGCCTGACGCTCATCCCGCCCTACGAGCATCCGCACGTCATCGCCGGACAGGGCACGGCGGCCCTCGAACTCCTCGAGGAGGCCGGAGAGCTGGACGCGCTGCTCGCACCGGTCGGCGGCGGCGGGCTGATCGCCGGAAGCGCCACCGCGGTCAAGGGCCTGCACCCCGGGACGCGGGTGATCGGCGTCGAGCCCGAGGCGGGCGACGACACCAAGCGGTCCCTGGAGGCGGGACACCGCGTGAGCGTCCCGGTCCCGCGCACCATCGCCGACGGCCAGGCGCCGCACACCCCGGGTGAGCTGACGTTCTCCGTCAACCAGCGGCTCCTGGACGGGATCGTCCTTGTCGGCGACGACGAGATCAGGGACGCCATGCGGTTCGCCTTCGAGCGGCTGAAGATCGTCCTCGAGCCGAGCGGCGCCACCCCCTTGGCCGCGCTCCTGACCGGCCGTATCGGCCCCCTCCCGAACCGGGTCGGACTGATCCTCTCCGGCGGCAACATCGACGCGGCGCGCTTCGCCCGGCTGTGCGGCCCCGGCACTTAGGCGGACTCCATCACCTCCTTGAGCCGTGCCAGGTCGGCGGCGACCATGGAAGCGTCACGCTCGAATGCGGCGTCGCTCGTCCCCGGCTGCCGACGGAGGGTGAACACCACCTCACTGCCCGAACCGTCGACGAGCACGCGGACCGGATTGTGGACGGTCTCCCCGGAAGGCAGCGTGACGTCGTGGTCGATTACACCCCACTCATTGCGTGGTGCGAAGGCGACCACGACCCGGCCCATGGGGGAGGACTCCGCGACCCACTGACCGTCGATCCTTTCGACGGATCCGCCCAGGCCATGGGCCCATGCGGGCAGATTGGCCGGTTGTGACGCATAGGCGTAGACATCGGCGGCGGTACGGTCGATGCGGATGCTGAGGTGGCGCGATTCCCTGCCGGTGCTCTTCATGGCAGCGACGGTAGCGGGACGCCGTCCTTGTCCTCTTGAACGAATCGGGCATGTGTGACCCGCCGGCGGCCCTTGACCGTACCGGTACCGGCCCCATCACCGAATGGCGTACCCGTCTTGACGGGCAGACGATGGAGTGATGGGCCGAGGCCCCCCGCCGGTGCCGCGCGGACGCCCCGAGACCGGCCGGCCGCGCGGGCGTACGGCCGGAAGGGAGCAGGGACATGCTGGAGATCAAGACACTGGACAAGCCGGACGAGCGGCGGGACTTCCCCAGGGGCCATCTCGAAGCCGTCCACATGACCGGGCTGGACTTCGCCGTGGCCGTTTTCGAGCCCGGGTGGCGCTGGTCCGAGTCCGTCGGACCGATCGCCGGAACGCCGAGCTGCCGGATCCACCACAACGGTTACGTCCTCCAGGGCCGCATGCGCATCCGCATGGACGACGGCGCCGAGAGCGAGGTCGGCCCCGGCGACGTCTTCGTCTGCACACCCGGCCACGACGCCTGGGTCGTCGGCGAGGAACAGGTCGTGGTGTACGACTTCGCGGGCGCCATGGCCCAGAGCTACGCGAAGGCCGCCGACTAGCGCCTTTCGTCCGGATCAGGCCGGCCGACGACGGGAGCGCCGAGCGACGCACGGTCGTCGTCGAGCGGTTCGCGACACCGGAGGAGTTCCGGGACTGCTTCGAGCAGCGCTACGGCCCGGTCATCAGCGTCTACAACTCCCTCGCGGGCGACCCCGAGCGCGTTGCCGCCCTTGACACCGAACCGGCAGGCCTCGCCCGCCGCCACGACCGGGGAACCGGGGAGGGCCATCTGGTCATGGACCGGGAATACCCGCTGTACGCTGCGCATCGCTCGCCCGCCTGAACCTCCATCTGGGGGCGGCACGGACTGAGCACGGACTGAACACGGACTGAACACGGACTGACAGCGCTATCCAAGCGCTTGTTCACCTCTTCTGTCATCCCCACGAGGGTGGGGTGGCCCTCATGACGGCCACCCCACCCTCGTCCCTGTTCACGCACCCGCACAGCCTCGGCCGCACTGGGCGCAGCCCTCTGTCCCGAAGGGGGGTACTCAGCGGCACCCCGCGGACGCGGGCAGAGGGTCAGCCGACCAGGACGACCTCCAGGACGCGCGGGCCGTGGACGCCCTCCACCCGGTCGAGTTCGATGTCGCTCGTCGCCGAGGGACCGGAGATCCAGGTCAGGGGACGTGCCGGATCGAGGCGCTCGAGGGCGTACGGGACGGAGGGGACGACCTGCGCGGCGCGGACGACACAGATGTGATGGTCCGGGACGAGGGTGATCCGGCGGCGGCCCTGGTCGGGGGAGCCGTCGAGGACGATCGTGCCGGTCTCGGCGACGGCGACCGCGCAGGCGGTGACCACGCTGTCGACCCGGTCCAGTTCGTGCGGGGTGCTCTCGGCCCGGTCCGCGACCCGCCTCACGTCGCTCCCCGCGAGCCAGCTCTCGTCCAGCCCCGGGGGGACGAGGACCGACGAGGAGCCGCGCGAGACCAGGAGCCCGGCGACGACCTCGGCCAGATGGCCGGCGTCGGTGCGGTGGACGATCGCACGGTAGTCGGCGAGGTTCTCGGCGAGGAGGTCCAGCGTCTGCGCGGGGGTGCGGTCACCGTGCTCGCGCAGGTAGTCGCGGGTGACCGCCCGCTCGTACGGGGCCCCGTCGCCCCGCGGGACGTCGGCGAGGGCGCGCCGCACCCGGCCCAGGATCCGTTCCCTGCTGCTCACCGGTCACCGTCCTTGTCCTCGGCCTTGTCCTTCGCCGGCGTCCCGGCACCGGTGGTCGTACTCACCGCGGCGGAGCCGCCCCTGCCGTGTGTGCGCTGCCACCAGTCGCGGAAGGGCTCCGCGGGCACCGCCGGAAGATCCCGGGTGCCGCTCCACGCCCGGCCGGGGCCCGGCAGGGTGCGCGGGTGCAGGCGCCGGGTGCGGGAGGCGAGGCGCTGGCCGGTGCGCAGCGCGCCCGGGTGCGAGAACGCCCAGCGGGCCGCGCGCATCGCGGCACGCTCGGCGGCGTGCCCCTTCACCGGCTGGAGCACGACCTTGTTGCCGTCCCGGACGGCCTGGCCGCCCTCCACGACCCGTTCCCGCAGATGCACCAGCACCTCGGGGATGTCGATGGCGACCGGGCACACCTCGTAGCAGGCCCCGCACAGCGACGAGGCGTACGGCAGGGAGGCGTCGATCTCGCTTGCCGTGCCCCGCAGTTGGGGACTGAGGATGGCGCCGATCGGGCCCGGGTAGACGGAGCCGTAGGCGTGGCCGCCGGCCCGCTCGTAGACCGGGCAGACGTTCAGGCACGCCGAGCAGCGGATGCAGCGCAGTGCCTGCCGGCCGACCTCGTCGGCAAGCGTGTCGGTGCGGCCGTTGTCCAGCAGGACGAGGTGGAAGGCGCGCGGGCCGTCCGCGTCGGTGGTGCCGGTCCAGGTGGACGTGTACGGGTTCATGCGCTCGGCGGTCGAGGAACGCGGCAGGGTCTGCAGGAACACCTCCAGGTCCTGCCAGGTCGGGACGATCTTCTCGATGCCGACGACCGAGATCAGCGTCTCCGGCAGGGTCAGGCACATCCGCCCGTTGCCCTCGGACTCCACCACCACCAGTGTGCCGGTCTCGGCGACCATGAAGTTGGCCCCGGAGATTCCGACCTTGGCACGCAGGAACTTCTCCCGCAGGTGCAATCGCGCGGCTTCGGCGAGTTCGGCGGGCGTGTCGGTGAGGCCCTCGGGTGCCGGGCGGCCCCAGCCGCTCATCTCGCGGGCGAAGATGTCCCGGATCTCCCCGCGGTTGCGGTGGATCGCGGGGACGAGGATGTGCGAGGGCCGGTCCTTGCCCAACTGAACGATCAGCTCGGCCAGGTCGGTCTCGTAGGCGCGGATGCCCGCCGCCTCGAGGGCCTCGTTGAGCTCGATCTCCTGCGTGGCCATCGACTTGACCTTGACGACCTCCGACTCGCCCGTCTCCTTGACGAGTGCGGTCACGATCCGGTTGGCCTCGGTGGCGTCGGCGGCCCAGTGGACCGTGCCGCCCGCGGCCGTCACCGACTCCTCCAACCGCACGAGGTACTCGTCCAGGTGATGGAGCGTATGGTCCTTGATCCGCTTGCCGGCCTCCCGCAGCTGTGCCCAGTCCGACAGCTCCGCGACGGCCTTCGCCCGCTTGGCCCGGATGGTGTGCGTGGCATGCCGGAGGTTGCCGCGCAGGGTGGTGTCGCGTACCGCCTCCCGCGCGGCCTGCGGAAAGGCCGGCATCCCGACGAACGTTCCGCTCATACGGCCGTCGCCTCCTCTTCCGTGCTCGCCAGGATCTCCGCGATGTGCACCGGCCGCATGCCGGTCCGCAGCCGGGTCATCGTCCCCCCGATGTGCATCAGGCAGGAGTTGTCCGCCGCGCACAGCACCTCGGCGCCCGTCGACTCGGCGTTGCGCACCTTGTCGGTGCCCATCGCCGCGGAGACGTCGGGGTTCTTCAGCGCGAACGTGCCGCCGAATCCGCAGCACTCGTCGGCCCCCGGCAGTTCGGCCAGCTCCAGCCCCTTCACGGCTTCCAGGAGCCGCCGCGGCCGGTCGCCGAGTCCGAGGGAGCGCAGCCCGTGACAGGTGGGGTGGTAGGTCACCGTGTGCGGGTAGTACGCGCCGACGTCCGTCACCCCCAGTACGTCCACCAGGAACTCGGTGAGTTCGTACGTCTTCGGCACCACCGGCGCCAGCGTGGCCGCGAGGCCGCCCCCGCGCCCCTCCACGCGGGCCCGCTCGCCCATCCGGGGATACAGCTCCCGCACCATCGCCCCGCACGACCCCGACGGCGTCACGATCGCGTCGTAGTCCCCGAAGACCTCGGAGAAGCGCCGGGCGAGCGGCTCGGCCTCGTGCCGGTACCCGGTGTTGTAGTGCGCCTGCCCGCAGCAGGTCTGCGCCATGGGGAAGTCGACCTCGACGCCGAGCCGGGTCAGCAGCTTCACCACCGCGCGCCCGGTGTCGGGATAGAGCGTGTCGTTGACGCAGGTCAGGAACAGGGCGACACGCATCGCGGCTCCTTGTGGATCGATCGTCGGGTGGATGCAGGGTAGTGCGCGGGCGCCGCGCGGGGGAGACCTCCGGTCAGCCCCGGGCGAGCCGGGCCCGAGCGGCCTCCCACCGCCGCGTTCCGCCGCGCGGTTCGTACCGCGTCAGCAGCTGGGTACGGGTGAGCAGGCGTCGCATCCCGGCCAGGTCGCCGGCCGGTCCGTGCACACCGGCCTGGACGAGGACGTTGCCCAGCGCGGCCGCCTCGGTCGGGCCGGCCACCACCGGCAGCCCGCAGGCGTCGGCGGTCAGCTGGCACAGCAGGGCGTTGCGGGTGCCACCGCCCACGATGTGCACGACGTCGACCGCCCGTCCCGCGAGCCGCTGGGCGTCCTCGACCGCGCCGCGGTGCGCGAGGGCGAGCGAGTCGAGGATGCAGCGGGTGATCTCGGCGGGGGAGCCGGGCACCGGCTGCCCCGAGACCCGGCAGGCCTCGGCGATCCGCTCCGGCATCCGCCCCGGCGCCAGGAACGCCGCGTCCCCGGCGTCCACCACGGACCGCAGCGCCGGCACCTTCGCCGCCTCCAGGAGCAGCGCCCCCAGGTCCGGATCGCCCCAGGCCCGTACGCACTCCTGGAGCAGCCACAGGCCCATGATGTTGCGCAAGTACCGGACGGTGCCGTCCAGCCCCAGCTCGTTGGTGAAGTTGGCGGCGCGGCTCTCCTCGGTCAGGACCGGGGCGTCCAGTTCGAGACCGGCCAGCGACCAGGTACCCGTGCAGATGTAGGCGAACCGCTCACCGGTGGCGGGCACGGCGGCCACCGCGGAGGCGGTGTCGTGCGAGCCGACCGCCGTCACCGGGACGGGGCCGGCCAACCCGGTCTCCTCCAGTATCTCGGGCCGCAACTCTCCGGCTGGATCGCCTGGTTGGCGCAGCGGCGCGAACAGGGAGAGATCGATGCCCAGCCGCTCCGCGACTGTGTGGGACCAGTCGCGGGTGCGCGGGTCGATCAGCTGAGTGGTCGAGGCGTTGGTCAGCTCCGTGCCCTGCTCACCGGTGAGCCAGTACGTCAGCAGATCAGGGATCAGCAACAGCCGTTTGGCCTGTGCCAGTTGGTCCGTGCCGCGGGCCGCCGTCAGCTGGTACAGGGTGTTGAACGGCGCGTACTGCAGACCGGTTGCCGCGTACAGCTCCTCGGCGGGCACGCTCGCCCACACCTTCTCCGCGACCCCCTCCGTACGGCGGTCGCGGTAGTGCACCGGATTGCCCAGCAGCGCTCCGTCCGCGTCGAGCAGGCCGTAGTCCACGGCCCAGCTGTCGATGCCGACGGACGCCGGCCCGTCGCCCGCCGCCCGCAGCCCGTCCAACACTCCGGCGTACAACCCGAGGATGTCCCAGCGCAGCCCCTCGGGCACGCGCACGGGCCGGTTGGGGAAGCGGTGGACCTCGGTCAGCTCCAGGCTGTCGGGGCCGACGCGGCCGACCATGACACGCCCACTGGACGCGCCGAGGTCGACCGCCGCGTACGGCCGCGCACCGGCGTTCACCGCAGGAATGCGGCGGCGACGCCGGCGTCGACCGGGATGTGCAGGCCGGTGGTGTGGGTGAGGTCACCGCCGGTCAGCGCGAAGACGGCGGCCGCGACGTGTTCGGGCAGCACCTCCCGCTTCAGCAGCGTGCGCTGTGCGTAGAACTCGCCCAGCTTCTCCTCGGGCACCCCGTACACGGCCGCCCGCTGCGCGCCCCAGCCACCGGCGAAGATGCCCGAGCCGCGCACCACACCGTCCGGGTTGACGCCGTTGACCCGGATGCCGTGCTCACCCAGCTCGGCCGCGAGGAGCCGCACCTGATGGGCCTGGTCGGCCTTGGTGGCCGAGTAGGCGATGTTGTTCGGACCGGCGAACACGGCGTTCTTGGACGCGATGTAGACGATGTCGCCGCCCAGTCGCTGCGCGATCATCACGCGGGCCGCCTCGCGGGAGACGAGGAAGGAGCCGCGGGCCATGATGTCGTGCTGGAGGTCCCAGTCCTTCGCGGACGTTTCCAGGAGCGGCTTGGAGATCGAGATCCCGGCGTTGTTCACCACCAGGTCGACCCCGCCGAACGCGAGCACCGCCGCCCGGAACGCTTCCTCGATCTGCTCCTCCGACGTCACGTCCACGCTCACGGCGACGGCCTTGTCCGGCCCGCCCAGTTCCTCGGCGACCGCGACCGCGTTGTCGCCGTTCAGGTCGGCCACGACGACACAGGCGCCCTCGGCCGCCAGCCGCCGCGCGATCGCCTTCCCGATCCCGCTTCCGGCCCCGGTCACCAGCGCCACCCGGGTGGCGAGCGGCTTCGGCTCCGGCATCCGCCGGAGCTTCGCCTCCTCCAGGGCCCAGTACTCGATGCGGAACTTCTCCGACTCCTCGATCGGCGCGTACGCCGAGACCGCCTCGGCGCCCCGCATCACATTGATCGCGTTGAGGTAGAACTCGCCGGCGACCCGGGCGGTCTGCTTGTCCTTGCCGAAGCTGAACATGCCCACACCGGGGATCAGCACGATCGCCGGGTCGG
Coding sequences within it:
- a CDS encoding threonine ammonia-lyase yields the protein MTTTTPPVTLDDVRAAAERLDGVARRTPVLRSRTLDARAGAEIHLKCENFQRVGAFKFRGAYNAASRLTPEQLSRGIAAYSSGNHAQAVALAARELGTTAVIVMPEDAPPSKRAATEAYGARIVTYDRYTGDRVAVAEALAAERGLTLIPPYEHPHVIAGQGTAALELLEEAGELDALLAPVGGGGLIAGSATAVKGLHPGTRVIGVEPEAGDDTKRSLEAGHRVSVPVPRTIADGQAPHTPGELTFSVNQRLLDGIVLVGDDEIRDAMRFAFERLKIVLEPSGATPLAALLTGRIGPLPNRVGLILSGGNIDAARFARLCGPGT
- a CDS encoding SRPBCC family protein, with product MKSTGRESRHLSIRIDRTAADVYAYASQPANLPAWAHGLGGSVERIDGQWVAESSPMGRVVVAFAPRNEWGVIDHDVTLPSGETVHNPVRVLVDGSGSEVVFTLRRQPGTSDAAFERDASMVAADLARLKEVMESA
- a CDS encoding cupin domain-containing protein; the encoded protein is MLEIKTLDKPDERRDFPRGHLEAVHMTGLDFAVAVFEPGWRWSESVGPIAGTPSCRIHHNGYVLQGRMRIRMDDGAESEVGPGDVFVCTPGHDAWVVGEEQVVVYDFAGAMAQSYAKAAD
- a CDS encoding LutC/YkgG family protein; this encodes MSSRERILGRVRRALADVPRGDGAPYERAVTRDYLREHGDRTPAQTLDLLAENLADYRAIVHRTDAGHLAEVVAGLLVSRGSSSVLVPPGLDESWLAGSDVRRVADRAESTPHELDRVDSVVTACAVAVAETGTIVLDGSPDQGRRRITLVPDHHICVVRAAQVVPSVPYALERLDPARPLTWISGPSATSDIELDRVEGVHGPRVLEVVLVG
- a CDS encoding LutB/LldF family L-lactate oxidation iron-sulfur protein yields the protein MSGTFVGMPAFPQAAREAVRDTTLRGNLRHATHTIRAKRAKAVAELSDWAQLREAGKRIKDHTLHHLDEYLVRLEESVTAAGGTVHWAADATEANRIVTALVKETGESEVVKVKSMATQEIELNEALEAAGIRAYETDLAELIVQLGKDRPSHILVPAIHRNRGEIRDIFAREMSGWGRPAPEGLTDTPAELAEAARLHLREKFLRAKVGISGANFMVAETGTLVVVESEGNGRMCLTLPETLISVVGIEKIVPTWQDLEVFLQTLPRSSTAERMNPYTSTWTGTTDADGPRAFHLVLLDNGRTDTLADEVGRQALRCIRCSACLNVCPVYERAGGHAYGSVYPGPIGAILSPQLRGTASEIDASLPYASSLCGACYEVCPVAIDIPEVLVHLRERVVEGGQAVRDGNKVVLQPVKGHAAERAAMRAARWAFSHPGALRTGQRLASRTRRLHPRTLPGPGRAWSGTRDLPAVPAEPFRDWWQRTHGRGGSAAVSTTTGAGTPAKDKAEDKDGDR
- a CDS encoding (Fe-S)-binding protein, which produces MRVALFLTCVNDTLYPDTGRAVVKLLTRLGVEVDFPMAQTCCGQAHYNTGYRHEAEPLARRFSEVFGDYDAIVTPSGSCGAMVRELYPRMGERARVEGRGGGLAATLAPVVPKTYELTEFLVDVLGVTDVGAYYPHTVTYHPTCHGLRSLGLGDRPRRLLEAVKGLELAELPGADECCGFGGTFALKNPDVSAAMGTDKVRNAESTGAEVLCAADNSCLMHIGGTMTRLRTGMRPVHIAEILASTEEEATAV
- a CDS encoding rhamnulokinase, giving the protein MVGRVGPDSLELTEVHRFPNRPVRVPEGLRWDILGLYAGVLDGLRAAGDGPASVGIDSWAVDYGLLDADGALLGNPVHYRDRRTEGVAEKVWASVPAEELYAATGLQYAPFNTLYQLTAARGTDQLAQAKRLLLIPDLLTYWLTGEQGTELTNASTTQLIDPRTRDWSHTVAERLGIDLSLFAPLRQPGDPAGELRPEILEETGLAGPVPVTAVGSHDTASAVAAVPATGERFAYICTGTWSLAGLELDAPVLTEESRAANFTNELGLDGTVRYLRNIMGLWLLQECVRAWGDPDLGALLLEAAKVPALRSVVDAGDAAFLAPGRMPERIAEACRVSGQPVPGSPAEITRCILDSLALAHRGAVEDAQRLAGRAVDVVHIVGGGTRNALLCQLTADACGLPVVAGPTEAAALGNVLVQAGVHGPAGDLAGMRRLLTRTQLLTRYEPRGGTRRWEAARARLARG